The nucleotide sequence AGCCGATTACATTGAAAAGCATTTTAATAAACCAGTAGTTTCATTTATTGCAGGTAGGGCATCTCCTCCTGGAAAAAGAATGGGGCATGCTGGAGCAATAGTCCAGGCAGGGACACGCACCGCTGATGAGAAAATTGCCTATCTTGAATCAAAAGGAATTAAGGTTGCAAATATTCCTAACGAAATTGTAAAGCTTTTAAAGGACGTGATGTAAATGGGTAAAAACAAAGTAATAGTGAATAAAGATTACTGTAAAGGTTGTGGAATTTGTGTATCTGTTTGCCCTGTAAAGATTCTAAGAATTAATGAAGACTTTAAAGTAGAAGTTGAAAATGAAGAAAAATGTATTGGATGTGGCATGTGTGAACTGTACTGCCCGGATTTTGCAATAATAGTTAAAAAGGGGATAACAGTATGAAAGAGCGTTTAATGTCTGGAAACGAAGCAGTTGCAATTGGCGCAATTAAGGCTGGCTGTAGGTTTTTTGCTGGTTATCCAATAACTCCTTCAACCGACCTTGCCGAAAGAATGTCGAAGCTCCTTCCTGAGATAGGTGGAGCGTTTATCCAAATGGAAGACGAACTTGGAAGTATTGGTGCAATAATAGGTGCTTCCCTTGCAGGATCAAAGGCAATGACAGCAACGTCTGGACCTGGTTTTTCTCTTATGCAAGAAGGCATTGGCTTTGCTAGTTTTTCCGAAATTCCTATCGTTGTAGTTGACGTCCAGCGTGTTGGTCCATCAACCGGTATTCCTACGTATCCTTCCCAAGGTGATATCATGCAAGCTCGTTGGGGGACGCATGGAAGTCATCCTATAATAGCGCTTTATCCTTCTTCTGTTAAAGAATCTTATGATTTAATTTTTACGGCATTTAACTTTTCTGAAAAATACAGAGTTCCCGTAATATTCATTTCTGATGAAGTAATCGGACATATGAGAGAAAAGATAACAGTTGAAGATTCTCATATAGTTTTTGAAAGAAAAAAACCAGAGGCACCTAAAGAAGATTATTTACCGTTTGATTCAAGATATGAGGTTCCACCTCTTGCCAATTTTGGAGAAGGGTAT is from Caldisericaceae bacterium and encodes:
- a CDS encoding 4Fe-4S binding protein, giving the protein MGKNKVIVNKDYCKGCGICVSVCPVKILRINEDFKVEVENEEKCIGCGMCELYCPDFAIIVKKGITV
- a CDS encoding 2-oxoacid:acceptor oxidoreductase subunit alpha; translated protein: MKERLMSGNEAVAIGAIKAGCRFFAGYPITPSTDLAERMSKLLPEIGGAFIQMEDELGSIGAIIGASLAGSKAMTATSGPGFSLMQEGIGFASFSEIPIVVVDVQRVGPSTGIPTYPSQGDIMQARWGTHGSHPIIALYPSSVKESYDLIFTAFNFSEKYRVPVIFISDEVIGHMREKITVEDSHIVFERKKPEAPKEDYLPFDSRYEVPPLANFGEGYRFHITGLTHDDTGFPTSDPVKTERLMERLQRKILNHLDEIFLYETFLVEDADILIVSYGVVARSAKEAILELREKGVKVGLFRPITIWPSSEKIIADLALNRKVFVFEMNLGQYVLEVERIVKKKVEFYGKENGEIISPEEIESCILKSL